CGGCGGCGGCGGTGCCGCGGCGATCTCCGGCGCCATGGGGGCCGCCCTGGTCTCGATGGTCTGCAACCTCACCATCGGCAAGAAGAAGTATGCCGAGGTCGAGGCCGAGATGATCGCGACCCGCGACCGTGCCGAAGCCCTGCGGGCCGAACTCACCGGCATGATCGCCGAGGACGTGAAGGCCTTCGACGCGGTGATGGGCGCCTACGGCCTGCCGAAGGCGAGCGACGACGAGAAGGCGGCCCGCGCGGCCGCCATCCAGGACGCCCTGCGGCTCGCCACCGATGTCCCGCTCGCCTGCGCCAAGACCTGCAGGGCGGTGATCGACCTGTGCGAGGGGATCGCCGAGCGCGGCAACCTCAACGTGGTCAGCGATGCCGGCGTCGCCGTGCTGGCGGCCCAGGCCGGCCTGCGCAGCGCCGCCCTCAACGTCTACGTCAACGCCAAGGCGATCGAGGACCGGACCTTCGCGGAAGGCCGTCTCGCCGACCTCGCCCGGGCGCTGGACGGCGCCGATGCCCTGACCGAGTGGGTCTACGGGCTGGTGAAGTCGAAGCTGACCTAAGGGTCGGCGCGCCTGGATCGGTATCCGGGCGATCATTTGAAGCAACGCAACCGCGCTTTTTGAGCCGGGCGCGAGGGACCCCC
This sequence is a window from Methylobacterium sp. SyP6R. Protein-coding genes within it:
- the fchA gene encoding methenyltetrahydrofolate cyclohydrolase, with protein sequence MANEDTIPGFLDALASERPTPGGGGAAAISGAMGAALVSMVCNLTIGKKKYAEVEAEMIATRDRAEALRAELTGMIAEDVKAFDAVMGAYGLPKASDDEKAARAAAIQDALRLATDVPLACAKTCRAVIDLCEGIAERGNLNVVSDAGVAVLAAQAGLRSAALNVYVNAKAIEDRTFAEGRLADLARALDGADALTEWVYGLVKSKLT